From the Paludisphaera mucosa genome, one window contains:
- a CDS encoding arylsulfatase, translating to MKSAILHTLSVLGVVAALGSVAEAGGLQGAKKPNIVVIWGDDVGQSNISAYTMGLMGYRTPNIDRVAREGMIFTDYYAEQSCTAGRASFITGQHGLRTGMTKVGIPGSPLGLQKQDPTIAELIKPHGYATGQFGKNHLGDLNAFLPTVHGFDEFYGNLYHLNAEEEPELRDYPKDPAFRQKYGPRGVLDSKASDVDDPTVDPRFGRVGKQTIKDTGPLTKKRMETIDDDVAARAVDFMERQAKADKPFLLWVNFTHMHFRTHPKPESIGQSGRWQSAYHDAMIDHDKNVGTVLDAIDRLKLGDDTFVMYSTDNGPHMNSWPDAAMTPFRNEKNSNWEGAYRVPCMVRWPGKIKPGSVSNQMIGHHDWLPTFLAMAGEPDVKEKLLKGHTVGDTTYKVHLDGYDMTPYLTGQAEKSPRDSFIYCNDDQQVTGLRFDNWKLVFMEQRVQGTLRIWAEPFTTLRVPKMFNLRTDPYERADITSNTYYDWMLDHIYLLVPAQDYVGKFLMTFKDYPQRQKAASFNLDEVLQKLKEGAGSK from the coding sequence ATGAAGAGTGCGATCCTGCACACCCTGTCCGTCCTCGGCGTCGTCGCCGCGCTGGGTTCCGTCGCGGAGGCCGGGGGCCTCCAGGGGGCGAAGAAGCCCAACATCGTCGTGATCTGGGGCGACGACGTCGGCCAGTCGAACATCAGCGCCTACACGATGGGCCTGATGGGCTACCGCACGCCGAACATCGACCGCGTCGCCAGGGAAGGGATGATCTTCACCGACTACTACGCCGAGCAGAGCTGCACGGCCGGCCGCGCCTCGTTCATCACGGGCCAGCACGGCCTCCGGACCGGCATGACCAAGGTCGGCATCCCCGGGTCGCCTCTGGGCCTGCAGAAGCAGGACCCGACGATCGCCGAGCTGATCAAGCCGCACGGCTACGCCACCGGGCAGTTCGGCAAGAACCACCTGGGCGACCTCAACGCGTTCCTGCCCACGGTCCACGGCTTCGACGAGTTCTACGGCAACCTCTACCACCTCAACGCCGAGGAGGAGCCCGAGCTTCGCGACTACCCCAAGGACCCGGCCTTCCGCCAGAAGTACGGCCCCCGGGGCGTGCTCGACAGCAAAGCCTCGGACGTGGACGACCCCACCGTCGACCCCCGCTTCGGCCGGGTCGGCAAGCAGACGATCAAGGACACCGGGCCGCTGACGAAGAAGCGGATGGAGACGATCGACGACGACGTCGCCGCCCGCGCCGTCGACTTCATGGAGCGGCAGGCGAAGGCCGACAAGCCCTTCCTCCTCTGGGTGAACTTCACCCACATGCACTTCCGGACCCATCCCAAGCCCGAGAGCATCGGCCAGTCGGGCCGCTGGCAGAGCGCCTATCACGACGCGATGATCGACCACGACAAGAACGTCGGCACGGTCCTCGACGCCATCGACCGCCTCAAGCTCGGCGACGACACGTTCGTCATGTACAGCACCGACAACGGCCCCCACATGAACTCGTGGCCCGACGCGGCCATGACCCCCTTCCGCAACGAGAAGAACTCGAACTGGGAGGGCGCCTACCGCGTCCCCTGCATGGTCCGCTGGCCGGGCAAGATCAAGCCGGGCTCGGTCTCGAACCAGATGATCGGCCACCACGACTGGCTCCCCACCTTCCTCGCCATGGCCGGCGAGCCCGACGTGAAGGAGAAGCTCCTCAAGGGCCACACCGTCGGCGACACGACCTACAAGGTCCATCTCGACGGCTACGACATGACGCCCTACCTGACGGGCCAGGCCGAGAAGAGCCCGCGCGACTCCTTCATCTATTGCAACGACGACCAGCAGGTCACGGGCCTGCGCTTCGACAACTGGAAGCTGGTCTTCATGGAGCAGCGGGTCCAGGGCACCTTGCGCATCTGGGCCGAGCCCTTCACGACCCTGCGCGTCCCCAAGATGTTCAACCTGCGGACCGACCCGTACGAGCGCGCCGACATCACGTCGAACACCTATTACGACTGGATGCTCGACCACATCTACCTGCTCGTCCCCGCGCAAGACTACGTGGGCAAGTTCCTGATGACCTTCAAGGACTATCCCCAGCGCCAGAAGGCCGCGAGCTTCAACCTCGACGAGGTGCTGCAAAAGCTGAAAGAGGGCGCCGGCAGCAAGTGA